The following proteins come from a genomic window of Candidatus Hydrogenedentota bacterium:
- a CDS encoding ROK family protein, whose amino-acid sequence MSLWGGIEAGGTKFVCAVGTGPDDVRDEVRFPTSSPDECIRRSIEFFQAMQKSHGSLKSVGIASFGPVDPNPGSP is encoded by the coding sequence ATGTCGTTGTGGGGCGGAATCGAAGCGGGTGGAACGAAATTCGTCTGTGCGGTGGGCACGGGTCCGGATGACGTACGGGACGAAGTACGTTTCCCCACCTCGTCACCCGATGAGTGTATTCGCCGGTCCATTGAGTTCTTTCAGGCCATGCAAAAGTCTCACGGATCGCTGAAGAGCGTTGGTATCGCGTCGTTCGGACCGGTTGACCCGAACCCTGGGTCTCC